One genomic window of Granulicella arctica includes the following:
- a CDS encoding helix-turn-helix domain-containing protein, which translates to MSLTVGDRERIEALLSGGVQEVRTVVRALALRQLDRGLSIPEVGSLVGLAGKTVREIGQRYQASGLDRALFDAPRPGKVPSLDPGQRQQVVAPVCSSPPEGFARWTVRLLAEETVRRKIVAAIGREAIRVLLQSHDLEPWREKNVVRREAR; encoded by the coding sequence TTGTCGTTGACCGTTGGAGATCGTGAGCGGATCGAGGCGTTGTTGAGTGGCGGTGTGCAAGAGGTGCGAACAGTGGTTCGCGCTCTGGCGTTACGGCAGTTGGATCGGGGCCTTTCGATTCCCGAAGTTGGATCGCTGGTTGGCCTGGCGGGCAAGACGGTTCGGGAGATCGGACAGCGGTATCAGGCATCGGGGCTGGATCGTGCGCTGTTCGATGCACCGCGTCCGGGCAAGGTTCCGTCGCTTGATCCAGGGCAGCGTCAGCAAGTGGTCGCGCCGGTCTGCTCGTCGCCTCCGGAGGGCTTTGCGCGGTGGACGGTAAGGTTGCTGGCGGAGGAGACAGTCCGGCGCAAGATCGTTGCGGCGATCGGCCGGGAAGCGATCCGAGTGCTTCTCCAAAGCCACGATCTCGAGCCGTGGCGGGAAAAAAATGTGGTGCGTCGCGAAGCTCGATGA
- a CDS encoding IS630 family transposase, whose amino-acid sequence MWCVAKLDEACIERMEDVLKVYETTLKAIAPVICLDEKPVVLHADTRPSTPVSPGHVARRDYEYKRCGTANVFCAVVPKAGRHFTKVTPTRASPDFAEFLLDIAASYPAAETIHLVLDNLSTHTRKAATDWFGEEDGGWLWSRFTIHHTPKHGSWLNQAEIEIGLFSRQCMGKRRISSIEELTHQADVSNQRTNHAETTIDWTFTRKKARLKLKYKLTRS is encoded by the coding sequence ATGTGGTGCGTCGCGAAGCTCGATGAGGCCTGTATCGAGCGCATGGAAGATGTGCTGAAGGTATACGAAACGACCTTGAAAGCAATCGCTCCGGTGATTTGCCTGGATGAAAAGCCGGTCGTCCTGCACGCCGACACGCGGCCTTCCACGCCGGTGAGCCCCGGCCATGTCGCTCGTCGCGACTACGAGTACAAACGGTGCGGAACGGCGAACGTGTTCTGCGCCGTGGTACCAAAGGCGGGACGTCACTTCACCAAGGTCACGCCGACCCGAGCGTCTCCCGACTTCGCCGAGTTTCTGCTCGACATCGCAGCCTCCTATCCCGCCGCCGAGACTATCCACCTGGTACTCGACAACCTCTCGACTCACACCCGCAAGGCGGCGACGGACTGGTTCGGCGAAGAAGATGGCGGCTGGCTGTGGAGCCGGTTCACGATCCACCACACCCCAAAACACGGAAGCTGGCTCAATCAGGCAGAGATTGAAATCGGACTCTTCAGCAGACAGTGTATGGGCAAGCGAAGGATCTCGAGCATCGAAGAACTCACCCACCAAGCCGACGTATCGAACCAGCGCACCAACCACGCCGAGACAACCATCGATTGGACGTTCACACGGAAGAAAGCCAGACTCAAACTAAAGTACAAACTCACGCGGTCCTGA
- a CDS encoding energy transducer TonB — MRSLQNVTLIALVLIAVRAEAQQPACGLTSMRESVAPFLPSIAKAAHVQGTVVLLVNFTRSGEANSVTVVAGPEMLLESALEFVRGWRANSFSGVRTCPIAIDYRLQQEGDKQVPRFQRQDLHHGTVNSGVPIVIP; from the coding sequence ATGCGCAGCCTTCAAAACGTTACCCTGATTGCTCTTGTCCTAATAGCCGTGCGTGCGGAAGCACAGCAGCCTGCATGTGGCCTTACTTCTATGAGGGAATCCGTTGCTCCGTTCCTTCCATCGATTGCAAAGGCAGCACATGTGCAGGGTACAGTGGTTTTGCTCGTCAACTTTACGCGGAGCGGTGAGGCGAATTCGGTGACCGTTGTAGCCGGGCCTGAGATGTTGCTTGAAAGTGCTCTTGAATTTGTCCGGGGATGGCGAGCGAACTCTTTTAGCGGTGTGCGCACTTGTCCAATCGCAATCGATTACCGCTTGCAGCAGGAAGGTGATAAGCAAGTACCGCGTTTTCAGCGCCAAGATCTACACCATGGCACTGTTAATTCCGGCGTTCCGATAGTCATTCCTTAA